The nucleotide window AGTCGTCAGGTCTTTCGGGTAGGTGTATTCCGCACCGATTGACTTGGAGACGCCCCGCGGCTCCACCGGTTCCGGGTCGATGCCGCGCGCACGCTGCCACAAACTCAAACCAACGGCACGCCCGAGTGTCATTTCGGCTTCTTTCTGCGTCAGCGCAGCCAAGTCTTCGATGGTCTCAACACCAATCTGACGCAGCTTCTGCCCGGCCACCGCCCCCACACCCCACAATTTCCTTACTGGAAGTGGTGCCAGAAACTCCATCTCGGTGTCCCGCGGCAGCACCATCACCCCATCGGGTTTAGCCAGGCCAGAGGCAATCTTGGCGTACTGTTTGCCCGAACCCGCACCAATCGATGCCGTTAGACCCGTCACCTCAAGCACCTTGGCGCGCAGCCCTTCTGCCCAATCGCCGACTTCTTCTTCGGTGGCGCCGACTAACTGCTGGGGTTCGATGAAGGCTTCGTCGATGCTGATCTGCTGGATCACCCCCGCTTGCTCCGCCACCAGTGAAAACACCCTGTGCGACGCTGCCGAATACACCGCATGTCGGGGCCTCACCACCACAACCCCAGGGCCAACCTGTCGTTTAGCTTGGTTGGTGGGCATCGCCGAATGCGCCCCGAACGCACGTGCCTCATAGCTTGCGCCAGCGACGACGCCGCGTCCTCCCATGCCACCAACCAGCACCGGGCGGCCACGGAGGGTGGGGCGGGTGAGCTGCTCGACGGATGCGAAAAAAGCATCCATATCGATGTGCAAAACCCAGCGAGACATACTTACAACCTTAACTGGCGGTTGCCCCATCACAGATAGAAGTAAGCCTCGCTGACTACACGAGGTCAATCACTGGATCGAAGCAACATTCGCGAGGCCCAATTCCAGACTAGAGTTTAGTCCAAAAACGCCCCTGACCAGGAGAGCCTGTCCAGAGTCTCGCCAAATTCTGCCCAACACTCTCATTCCTGACTCTCGCCAGAGTCTCAACAAACTGTCACCAGACTCTAAGGCCCTGGCGGCGGCAACCACTTGGGGCACCATCATGGCTAACCAGCCCTACGTCAGGCGGCGCTACCCCCCGGGGGTAGTGGAAGCAGACACTTGTCGCTAGTGCCACACCCATGAAACGATTCGCAGCAGCCGCCCTCGCAGCATTGACCACCGCCAGCTTGATGACCCCCGCGCAGGCCGACACCCTCGACGGAATTCGCGCCATCTTCGACGTACTCACCGGAAAACCCCCCTGAGCTAGACAGCTATCCTCTCTTAAACACAGGGTGGGGTTGGGGAGTTTCCGCGAACGATTCTGCAGCCGGGCGGCCTCGTAGTCGCCGCCCGGCGAAGCCAAGAGAGCGGGAGCTACCCCAACCCCGCCCTCTCAGTTTTTGAAGGTCTCTAGGCCTTCTTGACACAGGTGGCTGTCACACCATCGATGATCTGGTGCTCGCCAGCCGCACCACTGTCTGCCGCGAAAATATCGAAGCTGGTGGCCAGCACTTCCCCGGCGATGAACTCTTGGTGGCGCTGCGCCCATTCGAGTTTGTCAGCCGGTACGTGGAGAGTGACCTCGATGCGGTCGGACACATCGAAACCGCTGGCCTTGCGGGCATCCTGGAGGCCACGAACGATGTCAGCGGCCCAGCCTTCGGCCTCGAGTTCCTCAGTGAGGTTCATATCCAGGACGACCAGCCCACCGACGCCTTCGATCTGTGCGGTGGATTCGGGGTCTGTCGCGACTAGACGCTCGGTGTATTCACCGGCCTGCAGTTCGATACCGTCTGCCACAACAACATCACCTTCGCGGGTGTAGTTGCCGGCCTTGACTGCCTTGATGGCGCGTTGGACGTCACCGCCGAGGCGGGGGCCAGCCACGCGGGCGTTGACGACAACCTCGAAGCGTCCGACGGAGTCGACGTCATCGGTCAAAGAAACTTCCTTGACGTTGACTTCGTCGCGGATGATGTCTGCGAAGGGCTCAAGTCGGCCGGATTGTTCCAGGGCAACGGTGAGTTTCGGCAGGGGTAGGCGGTTGCGCAGTTTGTGTGCTTTGCGTACGGAGGATGCTGCGGAGCAGACGCCGCGGATGTCGTCCATGGTGCGGACTAGTTCGTCGTCAGCTGGGTAGTCGGCAGCGTTGGGGTAGTCGGTGAGGTGCACCGAGCGCTCGCCGGTGAGTCCGCGCCAGATGACTTCGGTGACCATGGGCAGCAAGGGGGCTGCGACGCGGCAGAGGGTTTCCAGCACGGTGTAGAGGGTGTTGAAGGCCTCGAGGTGCTCGCTGTCGCCTGCCCAGAAGCGGGCGCGGGAGCGACGCACGTACCAGTTGGTGAGGGCGTCGCAGAACCAGCGCACTTCGTCGCAGGCTCGGGCGATGTCGGTGCCGTCGAGGGCGTCTTGAACGTTGGCGACGAGGTTGTGGAGCTTTGCGAGGATGTAGCGGTCCAGCACGTTGGTGCTGCTGGTGTCGAACTGTGCTTCTTTCTCTGAGTAGAGGGTGAGGAAGCTGTAGGCGTTCCACATGGGCAGTAATGCTTGGCGTACGCCCTCGCGGATGCCTTGTTCGGTGACGATGAGGTTGCCGCCGCGCAGGATCGGGGAGCTCATGAGGAACCAGCGCATCGCGTCGGAGCCGTCACGGTCGAACACTTCGTTGACGTTTGGGTAGTTGCCCTTGGACTTACTCATCTTCAGTCCGTCGTCGCCTAGGACGATGCCGTGGGCCACGACTTTTTTGTAGCTGGGCTTATCCAGTAGTGCGGTTGCGAGGACGTGCATGGTGTAGAACCAGCCACGGGTTTGGCCGGAGTACTCGACGATGAAGTCCGCAGGCCAGTGGGCCTCGCACCACTCTTTGTTTTCAAAGGGGTAGTGCTTTTGTGCGTAGAACATGGAGCCGGATTCGAACCAGCAGTCGAGGACCTCGGGCACACGTCGCATGGTGGACTTGCCGGTCGGGTCGTCAGGATTAGGGCGGGTGAGCTCGTCGATGTAGGGACGGTGCAGGGAGGTTGGGCGAACACCGAAGTCGCGCTCTAGCTCGTCTAGGGAACCGTAGACGTCGACGCGCGGGTAGTTGTCATCGTCAGAGACCCACACCGGGATGGGTGAGCCCCAGTAGCGGTTGCGGGAGATGTTCCAGTCGCGAGCACCTTCGAGCCACTTGCCGAACTGGCCGTCACGAATGTGCGCCGGCATCCATTCGATCTCCTGGTTGAGTTCCACCATGCGATCGCGGATTTTGGTGACAGCAACGAACCACGATGGCAGAGCCATGTAGATCAGGGGTTCACCGGAGCGCCACGAGTGGGGGTAGGAGTGCTCAATGGTCTGGTGGCGCAGCACGCGGCCTGCTGCCTTCAGATCGGCGATGATTGATTTGTTGGCGTCGAAGACGAGCTGGCCTTCGTAGTCCGGAACCTGGTTGGTGAATTTGCCATCCATATCCACGGGGATGACGACCTCGATACCGTAGGCTGCGCAGGTGTTCATATCGTCTTCACCGAAGGCGGGTGCCTGGTGGACGATACCTGTGCCGTCTTCGGTGGTGACGTAGTCGGCTTCCAGGATCTGGAAAGCGTTGGGGTGGTCCGCGAAGTAGTCAAACACCGGGGTGTAGGTAAGACCTGCGAGGTCTGCACCGCTGAAGGTGGTGACGACTTCGTGCTCTTTACCGAATTCCTTGACGTAGGCGCCAACCAAGGGCTCTGCGATGAGGAAAGTGCGGCCGACGAAGGCCTCTGCCCCGTCCTTTCCGACCTTCACGAGCACGTAGCTGACGGTGGGGTTAACTGCCAGTGCGAGGTTGGAGGGAAGCGTCCACGGGGTGGTCGTCCAGGCGAGCGCCGCAGCGTAATGAAGCTCTGGGTGTGCAGCCCAGGTGTCTTCGCCCCTGGTGCCTGCCACTGCCCCAGTCAACGGCAGGGTGACAGTCAGCGTGGGGTCCTGGCGCATCTTGTAGGAGTCATCCAGGCGGGTCTCCTGATTCGACAGCGGAGTGTGCTCAGCCCAAGAGTAAGGAAGGACGCGGAACCCCTGGTAAACGAGCCCCTTGTCGTAGAGCTGTTTGAACGCCCACATCACGGATTCCATGAAGTCTAGATCCATGGTCTTGTAGCCGTTGTCGAAATCCACCCAGCGAGCCTGGCGGGTGACGTAGTCTTTCCATTCCTCGGTGTAACGCAAGACGGAGGTGGCACAGTATTCGTTGAACTTGGCCAGGCCCATGGCCTCGACTTCACCCTTGTCCTTGATCCCGAGCTGCTTTTCGGCCTCGAGCTCAGCAGGCAAGCCGTGGCAGTCCCAGCCGAAGACACGGCCGACTTTCTTGCCACGCATGGTTTGGTAACGGGGGATGATGTCTTTGACGTAGCCAGTCAAAAGGTGGCCATAGTGGGGCAAACCGTTAGCAA belongs to Corynebacterium argentoratense DSM 44202 and includes:
- a CDS encoding DNA polymerase IV; the protein is MSRWVLHIDMDAFFASVEQLTRPTLRGRPVLVGGMGGRGVVAGASYEARAFGAHSAMPTNQAKRQVGPGVVVVRPRHAVYSAASHRVFSLVAEQAGVIQQISIDEAFIEPQQLVGATEEEVGDWAEGLRAKVLEVTGLTASIGAGSGKQYAKIASGLAKPDGVMVLPRDTEMEFLAPLPVRKLWGVGAVAGQKLRQIGVETIEDLAALTQKEAEMTLGRAVGLSLWQRARGIDPEPVEPRGVSKSIGAEYTYPKDLTTSAEVDAAVDRAFNAAYRRLLKDGRGARTVSVKLKLADFQTQSRSHSIDYATDNEHVLEKMAGSLVRYPNEVGPIRLVGVSFSGLEFGMQDALFPELQPVALAKDTDVDYEVGVRAPATVAEDLQIERDVMSDWWATQDVVHEEYGHGWIQGVGFGRMTVRFETRATPPGRTKSFATDDPALRPGDPLDSLAWGDR
- the ileS gene encoding isoleucine--tRNA ligase gives rise to the protein MFLKELTVAIYPRVDMTGGSAKFPDMEQNVLEFWRTDGTFQASIDQREGCEEYTFFDGPPFANGLPHYGHLLTGYVKDIIPRYQTMRGKKVGRVFGWDCHGLPAELEAEKQLGIKDKGEVEAMGLAKFNEYCATSVLRYTEEWKDYVTRQARWVDFDNGYKTMDLDFMESVMWAFKQLYDKGLVYQGFRVLPYSWAEHTPLSNQETRLDDSYKMRQDPTLTVTLPLTGAVAGTRGEDTWAAHPELHYAAALAWTTTPWTLPSNLALAVNPTVSYVLVKVGKDGAEAFVGRTFLIAEPLVGAYVKEFGKEHEVVTTFSGADLAGLTYTPVFDYFADHPNAFQILEADYVTTEDGTGIVHQAPAFGEDDMNTCAAYGIEVVIPVDMDGKFTNQVPDYEGQLVFDANKSIIADLKAAGRVLRHQTIEHSYPHSWRSGEPLIYMALPSWFVAVTKIRDRMVELNQEIEWMPAHIRDGQFGKWLEGARDWNISRNRYWGSPIPVWVSDDDNYPRVDVYGSLDELERDFGVRPTSLHRPYIDELTRPNPDDPTGKSTMRRVPEVLDCWFESGSMFYAQKHYPFENKEWCEAHWPADFIVEYSGQTRGWFYTMHVLATALLDKPSYKKVVAHGIVLGDDGLKMSKSKGNYPNVNEVFDRDGSDAMRWFLMSSPILRGGNLIVTEQGIREGVRQALLPMWNAYSFLTLYSEKEAQFDTSSTNVLDRYILAKLHNLVANVQDALDGTDIARACDEVRWFCDALTNWYVRRSRARFWAGDSEHLEAFNTLYTVLETLCRVAAPLLPMVTEVIWRGLTGERSVHLTDYPNAADYPADDELVRTMDDIRGVCSAASSVRKAHKLRNRLPLPKLTVALEQSGRLEPFADIIRDEVNVKEVSLTDDVDSVGRFEVVVNARVAGPRLGGDVQRAIKAVKAGNYTREGDVVVADGIELQAGEYTERLVATDPESTAQIEGVGGLVVLDMNLTEELEAEGWAADIVRGLQDARKASGFDVSDRIEVTLHVPADKLEWAQRHQEFIAGEVLATSFDIFAADSGAAGEHQIIDGVTATCVKKA